The Lichenihabitans psoromatis genomic interval CCGCGATCGTCGACGTGCTCGGGGCCGAATATGTCGATTTCGCCCGCGCCAAAGGCCTGCGCCCCCGGCTCATCATGCTGCGGCACGTGTTGCGGAACGCCTTGATCTCGACGGTGGCGTTGCTCGGCCCCACCATCGGCGTGTTGCTCGGCGGCGCCGTCATCACCGAGACCGTCTTCGCGATTCCTGGTGTTGGACGCCTGATGATCGACAGTATCTATGGGCGCGACTATCCCGTGATCCAGGGCCTCACGCTGGCGCTGGCCGTCGTGGTGTCGCTGATCTTCCTACTGACGGACCTGTTGCAGGCGGCGCTTGATCCGAGGGTGGCGCAGTGACGGCCGCCGAAGATCTGATCTCGTCGCCAATGCCCCGACGACGGACGCGCGCGCGGCTATCCTTGCGGGTGACACCGACTCTCGTGCTCGCGGTCGTGATCCTTGGCTTTGCCCTCTTGATGGCTGTCGAACCGCAATGGTTCGCGCCGCGCAGCCCCACCACCTTCGACTACAAGGCGATCCTTAAAGGCCCCTCGCTCGCCCATCCGTTCGGCACCGACAACTTCGGGCGCGATATTCTCTCGCGCACCATCTGGGCTTTCCGCATCGACCTGCAGATCGCGATTTTCGGCACGCTCTTCCCATTCGTCTTCGGCACGCTGGTCGGTGCCGTCGTCGGCTATTACGGCGGCTGGGTCGAGAGCGTGTTCGGCCGCTTCGTCGACGCGATCGTGACGTTTCCGTTTCTCGTGCTGGTCATCGCCATCGTGGCGGTGTTGGGCCCTGGCCTCATCAACCTCTATATCGCGATCAGCGCGGTCGGCTGGATCTTCTACGCCAGGATCATCGCGGCTGAATTCAAGGTGCAGAAGCGGCTCGATTATGCCTCGGCCGGTCGGGTCATGGGCTACAGCACGCCGCGTATCATCCTGCGCCACCTGCTGCCCAACGCGATCACGCCCGCGATCGTCTATTG includes:
- a CDS encoding ABC transporter permease: MPRRRTRARLSLRVTPTLVLAVVILGFALLMAVEPQWFAPRSPTTFDYKAILKGPSLAHPFGTDNFGRDILSRTIWAFRIDLQIAIFGTLFPFVFGTLVGAVVGYYGGWVESVFGRFVDAIVTFPFLVLVIAIVAVLGPGLINLYIAISAVGWIFYARIIAAEFKVQKRLDYASAGRVMGYSTPRIILRHLLPNAITPAIVYWMTDMALCILLGSSLGYLGLGAQPPAAEWGVLIADGKNYMSTAWWISIFPGIAIVITGLGFSLLGDALSDLLRPRR